TATAATTATCTTTTGAACCAACTAAAGTATTTAATTTTAAAGCTAATTGTGAGTAAAAATCTTTTTGATTAAAATAACTTTCAAGATCAATATTTAAATTTATTTCTTCATTTTTTACATTTGCAATAAATGTACCTATTAACTCTCCCTTTTTATAATTCAATTTATTTTTAAATATAAATTCATAATTAATATTTTTATTTTGATTATCAATTGTTATTGGACAACTATATTCATATCCTTCATTTTTAATACTTTGTAAATCAACATCAACAATTTTTGTATTTAAATTAACTGTGTCACCTAATTTAACATATTGATTAAATGGTTTACCATTTAATTTTACAGTGTCCAAACCAATGTGCATTAAAATATTTACATTTTCATTTATTTCAAAAAAATATGCATGTTTTTTATCAGTTACTAATGATAATTTTGAATTTTTTAATGGTGAATTAAAAAAACCATTTAGTGGTTCAATTCAAAAACCATTTCCAAGCATTCTAGTTGAAAATAATCCATCATTTAATTCTTTTAAATCATGTGCAATACAATCAACTGGTACATATATCTGAATTTTTTCCATTTTATTATTCTCTTTTCAAAATAATTTTCCAATAAAAAAAAAAAAAAACAATTTTATTAAGAAACTAAAAAATTACTTTCATTAATAGAAAGTAATTTTTAAACTATATCAATTATCATTTTAATTATTGAAGCTCATATTAAGATGATTAATAATCATTTTATATATATTTCTTTTGTAAAATATTTTTTTAAAAAAAGGCAGAAACAGTTGAAATTATTGCTGCAAAAGAGAGCGGTAATAAGAAGTTTAAAGTTATACTAGAATTCGTAAAATTCTCATTTTTTATAATTAAATTAATTAGACTTGAGATCATTATTATTGTGTGACTAATTGGTGCAGCTTCTTTCATATTTAAATAACACAATAAAACTAAAGCAGGCATAATAATTGGTCCTCCACTCATTCCAGTTAATGAAGTTATAATTCCTGCAAAAAAAGTAATTAGAGATATTTTTAGCATATTAATTTTTGTTTCACTTTTTTTATTAATATTAATAATTAAGAAATTTTTTTTATAAATTATTTTATTTGAACTTTTTTTTAAAAACATATTCAGATAAAATAAGCAAAATAGTCACAATTGTCAAAAATATTATTATTATATAATTTATATTTTTTTTAAAGCACTCTAAAATTACATTAAATGTTGCACTAATAAATACTAAAAAAGTCGATATAAATTTAATTTCTTCAAGTGCATATGTAGTTAAAATAACTAGAAGCAATGGAACATAAAGTACTCCTCCACCAACTCCAGAAATTGAACCTAAAAAAGAAACTAATAATGTTAAGAAAAGTAATAAAATGACAATTTCAATTGTTCCCATTTTAATTACCTCTTAAGTTATATCTTCTACAACTCTAAATCCTGTATTACTTGATGAAGTTGCAGCAGAAGCACCATTTCTAGAATAAACTTTATATCTTTTGCAATAAGAATCATGATATAAAAATGACCCTCCTCTAATTGCAAACATTTGATCTGAATTATAGCTAAATTATTCTTTCATTTTTAAAGCACTCATTTCATTAAAAAATTTATAATCAATTCTTGCTGGATTTAAGCATCATTCTCAAATATTTCCAACCATTTGATAAAGTCCATAACCATTTGGTTCAAAACTCTTTACTTTTATTACACCATTTTTAGTTTCAAAATTAGTAGTTTCACTATATTTAAATTCTCCTTTTCAAATATTACATCTCATTTCATTATTGCTATCAAGAAAATCATTTCCTCATGGATATATAGAATTTAGTAAACCACCACGAGCAGAATATTCTCATTCAGCTTCTGTTGGCAATCTTTTATTTGCTCATTTACAATATTCTAATGCATCATTTCTTGAAACATGAACAACAGGAAAATCTCACCTATTATCAATGTTGCTTTCTATTCCTTCTGGATGATCTCAAGTTGCTTGAGTAACAACATATCATCAATCAGCATTTGGAACTTTTGAATATTTTTTTCTTTGTTCATCATTTAATAATGAAAAAAATACATAACTAAATCCAAATTTTTGCGCGTCAGTAATGTAATTTGTTTTATCAATAAATTCTTTAAATTCCAAATTTGTAATTGGTGTTTCACTAATTTTAAAATCATTTACTTTAACAAGTAATGCTGGAGAATCATTATCAACTGTTTTATCTTTTATTTGTTCATTGCCCATTAAAAACTATTTCCCTTAATTTTAATCATACATTCACCATTTTCTTTCATTATAATTAATTTGATTATATCATTTATAAAAGAAGTGTTTTTCCCTATAAAAAAATAATTAGCATAATTTTATATAGTAATAAAAATACATGAACTATTTTTTCATTCATGTTTAATTTAAATTTAATTGCTACAATTACTTTTTTTACTTATTATTAAATAATAGTTATTTTGAAACTAAAGTTATCTGTACCTGGATAAAAAAGTGTTATTACTGTTTCACCAAGTTTATAGATTTTAAAATTAATAAATATTTCTTCACTATTAGTATCATTATAAGAAATTGAATAAAATTCAGCTACAGAAACATCACTTGATAAAATTTTTGAAAATGGTCTATAAAATCAATCTTTTATAATAACTTTAACTTTTTGAAATGGTAAATTTTTATATCATTTAAATTCTTGATCTGTTGTTCCTATTATAACTGCTTTTTTTGTTGTTTGAACAGTTAATGATCCCTTAAAAAAATCTGAATCTTCTATTGCAATTATTGTTACTTCTTTATTTGCAATTATAATATCATTCTCTATAGCAGAATCTTTTAGAAAATCTATCATAAAATCTTTTTCATAAGATACACGGTCAATTTTTAATAAAAGATTTAATTGATTTTTGACTAATTCCAAAATATCATTTCTTTTATTTCCTGCTTGTATAATAACTGAAAAATTAAATATATCAAATTTCTGAGTTATATATTCTTTTGAACCTCTAAAAAATTTATTGTTTGCTTTACACTCTACAATTAAATTTTTATTTTCCATAATTTGATCATTTAGTAAATTAAATGAATTTTTTTCATAAATAAAATTAAAGTCATTTTTAGAAAAATAATTAAATTTATTAAAAAATAAAGAAATACTATTTTGAAAATTATTTTCTATTTCTTCTTTTAGGAAACCTGCATTTGGAACAAAATTTAATTCATCCAATTCTAAAAAGCTTGATTTTATTTTTTTAACCCCTTTAAGAATATTATTGACATTATTATTTGCAGAAATAGTAATTATTTTGTCTCCTACAAGAAAACCATTATCAAAAGATTCGTTCTCGTAACTAATTGAAAAGTTATCAGCAGTAAATACATTTTTATTATTTAATTTATTTAAATTTTCAAGCACTTGCTCTAAAATAAATTCTTTTTTTGAGCCTGCATTAATTTTCAAATCTAAATTTTCTAAATCTAATCTTAAATCTTCATTTTTTTGTTTTTCTTCACAAGATACTACAGTAATACTTGGAAAAGAAAATAAGCCTATACTTCCAAATAACCATATTATTTTTTTCATATTTATTTTTTTCCTTCTATTTTATGTTCACGTTTAAATATATTATTTTTTTCTTTTGAATTATTTTTCAATAATTTTTCTTTCTTAAGTTTTCAATCTTTAATAATTTTTCTAATTATTTCTATTTCAAATTCAAGATCTTGAGTTTCTCTTTTATAGAACTCAATTTCTTCTTCTAAATAATTCTTTGCACCAATCTTTTTTTCAAATTCACTCTTTCTTTTTTTAGCAATTACTTCTTTTTCTTTTATTTTTTTATCCAAATCTGTTAAATATAAAAATGACTCTTTACAATATGACATATTTTTCCCTTTTTAGTTTTATTCTTATTTATTTTATTGCTAAAAAAAATAACTAAAAGATTTAAAAAAAAATAAAATATTTTTTACAAATAGTAAAAACATTTTATTTTTCATAAATAATCTAAAGTTTCTATTTTTCAAAACTTTTATATAAGAATGATTTTTTAAAAATCATTCTTATAAAAATTATTTTTTTGAATTTTGAATTTGAATTTTTACAAATTACAAAATTTTTAAAACTTTTTAAAATTTCAAAAGTTACTACTTTTTCTCCAAATAACATAAGAGAATTATTTTCCATTTTTAATATTGAAAAATACTTGCAAAATAGAATCATATATATTACAAAAATAATTTCATAGATAAAATAAACTGCAGATAAAATAATATAATTTTTGATAAAAAATTCATTTGTAATGTCTACTTTTAAAATTAGTTCTGGATTAAATAATATTAAAAATCAAAAAATACTTATAAATAGTAAAGATAAAAAAAAGAAAATATTTATACCTAAATAAGTGTAGGATATTTTAGTTTCTTTTATTTTAATAATTTTTAAATAATTAATAATAATTCATAAATTAATTAAAATAAAATTAGTAAATGAAAAATACGATAAATACTCAAACAATATTAAATATCAAGCCATTACTTTAATTCTCCCCTTGAATATATTTTTATTAAGTTAATTAGATTTTTATATCCTTGAATTTCATCATAATCAGATAGATTTAATTGATATTCAATAAAAGACTTATTAAAATATAAATTCTTTTTAAAATTTGTATCACTATAATTAAAATCAAATTTAGTATTACTTAATTTTGGACCTTTTTTTAGTTCCCTTGATATATTAGACTGTAAATCACTTTTATTTAAAACTCCTTTGTTAATTAAGAAATTAAATTTATTTGTTAAATTTGTACCAACTTTTAATTGCTCAAATCTAATTGAAGGAAGAAATTCAACACTTAAATCACTCTCAATTTGACCTGATTGAGTAACATGATCATATTTTGGATAAGCCCACATTGTATCTCCAGAAATATAATTTAAGTCTACTCATGGATAATCATCAAAATCTGAACTTCAAACATTATTTCCATTTTGTCATCCTGTTATTACATATTTTAAGAATGAAGGAGACCCTTGTAGTAATAGTGCCATTTGCATATATCCCAAAATACCTGGTTCTGATTTTGGTAAATTAAACGTGTTATCAACATCTAATGAATATTGACCTGTTTTTAATCCCAATTTATTTCTATTATTTAGCAATTTATTAAAATTTGGATTTGCTTCATTATAAACATCTAAAAAATATATTCATAATTCATCAACAAAGTCATAACCTGAAATATAATTATAATCAATGTCTCTATCTCAATCAGAAACAGCTAATTTTAAGTATTTCTTTTCTGGATCAATTTCTTTCATTCAATTATTATGTTGAGTTGTAGTTCACTTATCTTTTTCATCAATATAAAAATACAAATCTAGCTTATCAAATCAATCAGGATTTTTTGAATCAATATGATTTTTAAACTGCTCAAATCATCAAGTATTAAATTTTTTACCATTTTTATCTAAAATTGAACTGTTTGCAGTAAAATATTTTTTAGTTTTATCATTGTAAATCATCAAACCACCTTGATTTTGGCCTCAAACTGTATTAATTGAATTTAACATACCCCTTTTCATTCCAACTTCAACCATTAAATTTAAAAATTTATCAAATGTTGCTCAACTTTCATCACTAATATATAAATCATTTACAATTTCTTCAAAAACAATATCATTACCAAATAAATTATCTGTATTTAAATCACCCTTATATTGTCAAGGAATAAAATTCATTTCTTTTCTTCTATTTTCTCATCCATTATTTAATTCTTTTTCACCAAAATTAGAATTTCATTTTTCTGAAATATTCATTTGAAATCAATTCATACCCATTTCTGACATATAAGTAAATTCATTTTTTCAGTATTTTTCTCAATTATAATCAATATATTCATTCATATCATTTTTATTTAAAATAGTACTTGGTACTTTTCCATTATTATAATAGTAAGAACTTCACTCTGGAAAATGAAATAAATTATAATCAGAAACTGTATTATCAAATGATAAATTTAATGCATTTATATTAATATCTAAAATATTTGAAAATATATTTAAATTTTCTTGATTTGATGAAAAAACTTTAAATTTTGCTTTTATACTTTCATTACTTGTTGAAAGATACTTTGAAAAATCATTTGATTTAAATGAAATATATACAATATAAATTCTATTTTTAATAGCATTATTTAGTGCCTTATTTGAAGTCATCTTATCAGGAACAAGTAAAGTTCTATTAATTCCATAAGGGTTATACATTCCATTAGATAATTTACTACCTGATGCATAAATAAATTCTGCAAATCCATAGTTAACTTCAATTCCAATTTCTTCTAATTCCTCTTTATTTTGCAATTCAACAGATAAATTTAAGTTACTTATATCATTTTTTATAACAATTTGTGAATTTCAAAAATCATTATTTCATAAATCAATTGAATAATTTGAATTATCACAATAAGAATAATTATCATAATTTCCATAAAAAGAGGCATTTTCCAAATTATTGCTTTTCTCATTAGTAGTATATAAAGCAAAATTTTCAAGCCCATCTGCTGCAAATGAATGAATTTTTTCATTAGAGATATCTGTTGATGTTTCGCTAGAATGTTCACAACCTTCTAAAAAAACATCTCTAGTTAAATCTTTTTTTAAAGCAAAAGTTACAATTATTAAAATAAGTAAAGCTGTTTGAAATACTAAAATAGTAAATATCAAAAATTTGGTTTTCATGTTTAATACCCTTCTTAAAAAATTAGTATAAAGTTTTTTATGTTTTTATAATATCAAAAAAATAGTTTTTTATTTTTTAAATTAGATAATGATTAAAAATTTGAATATTTTTTAATCATTATCTTAAACATTAATGATAATTCTTTTGTGTTTTGTTCTGTAAAACCCATTTCTTTTTCATATTCATTAACTCATTCAATAATATCATTAACAACACTTTCTCCCTTTTGAGTCAAATAAATTTCATTTTCATTTGCTCTTGAAGAAAGTTTTTTTTCAATGTAATTATTTTTTATTAAGCTTTGAATATTTCTATGCATTGTTGAAGTATTTGTGTCTGTTAAATCTGCTAGTTCAACTTGACTTATTCCTTCCACATGTTTTATAAACATTAAATGTAAATATGCAAGTCTATAAAGATCTTGGTATTTTCTGATCATTTTTAAACTTATTCTTTTACTTAAAATAATAATTACTAAATTTCCTTTAACTAAAGTGCTTAAATTATCTAAATTATATTGTTTTTTCATTGACACCTCTTAATAGATATTATATGATTAACTTGTTTCATATGAAATAAGTTAATTTATTTGAAATAAAAAATGTTACTACCATAATTTATTATAAACAAAATAAAGGAGAAAATAATAAAATGCTTATTAAAAAAAGGAAAAAAATTGAACTATACACGCATTTATTCAGTGCACTAAAAAATAAAAAATTCTTAACTTTTTTAATGTTTATTTTAACAATAACTATTGCTTTACTTTTTATTTGAAATATTAAAGCAATTGAATATATTACAGCACTATTAGTCTCAAAAAGTGTATTGGATTCAATGTTATCAATGAATACAACAGATATTTATGAAATAATTCAAAAATTAGGTTTAGATTATACTCAAAGTCAAATTGATGAAATTTGAAAAAGTTTAAATTTTGGTTCAAATGTCTATGAACAAATAATTCAAAAATTCTTTTATGATTTTGTTTATTATGATGATGGCAAAAACTTATATTTGGTTTTTTGAAATATGAAATTTAATCTTTATTCACTTTCATTTACTATGATTGGTGATGTAAGTATTATAGTAGTACTTTCATATTTTAATTTTATTACAAGTGGTTTTATCGCTCAAGCTTATGAAAATGATTTAAAAAGAAAATTAATAAATAAAATAATTCTTCAAGATTTACATTATTTTAATTCAAATAAATCAGGTCAATTAATTTCAACAATAGTAAAAGATAGCTCAATTGTTACTTCATATATTAAAGAAGCACCAATTATCTATTTCTTATCAATTATTACAATTTTATTTTCAGCAATTGTTATGTTTAATATAAGCTGAAAATTAGCTTTATGTGTTTTTGGTTTATTACTAGTATTTATGCTAATAATTTTTATTACTATTTTAATTTCAAATAGTTCTACAAGAAAAATTAGTAAAATTTCACAGGGACTTGATAATGAACTTAGTGAAAAAATTTATAATATCAGACTAATTAAATCAGTTGGAACTTTTGAAAAAGAGAAAAAAAATTTTGATGATATGATCAATCATGTTGGAAAGAAAAAAAAGAAAAAATTCTTTGCTTCTGAAATCCCTTCTGCATTAATAATTGGGGGAATTGGAAGTTTCTCAATGGCATCAATTATATTTGGAGTATTTCTATTTTATAATGAAACACAAGCGCTTATTAGTATAATGACCTCTTTTACAGCAGGCGTTATTGTAATGACAATTCCAATTATGCAACTAAGACAAATAATTGGTGATGCTCCTCAAGCCAGAGTTTCTGCTGTAAATATTAGTAATTTAATAAATAGTGAAATATTTATTGAAAAAAATAATACTTTAATGATTAATGAAAAAATTAATTCTATAGAATTAAAAAATGTTGGTTTTGTATATTCTGAATCAAATGAATATGTAATTAAAAATTTTAATATAAATTTAGTAAGAGGAAAAAAATATGCTTTTGTTGGACCAACTGGTAGTGGAAAATCAACAATTGCAAAATTATTATTAAGATTTTATGATCCACAAGATGGAGAAATACTGATAAATAACAAATTAGATTTTAAAAAATTGAATTTAAAATCTTGATTAGATAAAATTGGTTATGTTGATCAAGAGCCCCAAATTTTAAGTGGAAATATTTATGAAAATGTAAGTTATGGTTTAGAAAATAAAACTCAAGATGATATTATTGAGGCCTGTAAAAAAGCAAAAATACATGACTTAATTATGAGTTGACCAGAAAATTATGAAACTGTTTTATATGAACGTGGAGCACAATTAAGTGGTGGACAAAAACAAAGACTAGTTATTGCACGATTAATTTTAAAAGACCCTGAAATTTTAATTTTAGACGAAGCTACAAGTGCACTTGATAATATTGTTGAAGCAGAAATTCAAAGTGAACTTGAAAAATTAATGGAAGGAAGAACAACCATTTCAATTGCTCATAGATTAAGTACAATAAAAAAATTTGATGAAATTTATGTATTAGAACAAAATAAAGGAATTGTTGAAATTGGAAATTTTGAAAAATTAATTTCTATTGACGGTTTATTCAAAACATTATATCAACTTTCAAAATAGAAGAACCTCATAATATTATGAGGTTCTTTTTTATTAAATTTTAAATAATGTTTCTAAGGTTAATTTATGAATTTGTAAATCTAAATCTACTATTGGAACAATTATAAAATCTTCTTTAAAACCAAAGTAAGGAATTTCAATAATATAATTATTACCATCTTGCTGTTCAATTATATTTTTTTGATTTGAATTTTCATAATCATTAATAAAACTTCTATTTCTTCATAATTCAAATTGTCTTTCATTTTTATTTTTTGGAATATAATTTTCCACTCTTAAAAATAAACTTTCTTTAACCATAACTTTGCAATCATTAACCTCAGTATTACATCAACCTTTTTTAGATTTTTCATCAACAGATATTTTCATTTTTTTTGCATTAAAATTTGAATTTATATATAGAGTAATTCAATTAAATGAATTTGTTGTAGCTTCACTAATAAATAACTTTTCATAATATTCTGGTAATTTATTATTTAAACCAATAACATATAAATCATTATTTTCTCACCCTATTTCAAAATATCCATGCAAAGTAAATTTACTTTTATTAGAAAAATTTAAGTAGTCTGATTTGAAAATAGTATTTTCAATTATATTAAAAGATAATTTCAATTTTTTATAGTTTTTGACACCCTCTAAATGAAATCAATTTTTTTGTCCATCATTTTTTACTTCAATTATATTTTCATTAGAAGTTTTAAAACCATTACTACTGTAATTAAGTATAATATCAAATTTTTCAGTTTTTATTTCATTTATATTGAAATGACATTCATTCAACCCATAATATTAACTTCAATTTTTTTATAATTTACACCTTTAAAAGTGTCATCATAAATTAATTTAAAATAAATATCATTTTTATTTATATTAAGAGATAAATAAAATTTATCATAAAATTTTACATTATAAAGTTTTGTAAAATTTTCTTTTAAGATTTCTGTTTTTTAAATTAAGTCTTCCATATTTTTAAAGTTTCCATCTTCATATAATTCCTGTACTTTTTTTAAAAAAATTTTTTCAAAATTTGGTGATTTTTCATAAACTGGTGGATCATATACAAAACTTGTATTAGAACATGAATTTACAAAAGTTATAGGTATAAAAGTAAGATATAACACAAAAATGCTTTTAATAATTTTCTTCATTTATTTTATTTCTCATTTTAAAATTTTTAAATCTAATGAAGTATTTTGTCATTTACTACCAAAACCTGTAACTCCTATAGAACCATAAATTTTATATTCCAAATCATAATTTAAATTTATTCTAACTGTTATATCACTATCAACTTCTGAATATACACCAAAACTAGTTTTTTTAAATTTTATTAATTCCACTTTTTGTTCAACATTTAATTTCATTTTTTCTAATGAAAAATTTGAATAATTTTTAATGTTATCATAACCATTTACATTAAATTTTAAATTTTTAAATTTATTTGTAAAAGCTTTAAAGTAATCATAATTGGCTGTTTGTTTTTGCTCATCTGTTAAGTAGTCTTTCAAATTTAAAGCTTTATATCAAATATTATTATTTTCTCAAAAATATGTATTAAGCGTACTTCAATTTGAACTAATTTTTTTATTTATTTTATGAAAAATTTGACGATTTAAACTGCTATAGTCATATGTAACATGAACAATTGCATTTAAAGAATTATGATTAAAATTAACAAAATTTGTTGAATTAATTATTACTTCGAAATAAGCTTCAGTATAACCACTGCTTTTATATGGTGATTTTATTTTTACATTTAAATTTTTAGAATTATTTTGTAATAATTTATCATAGTTATTATTTCCTCAAATATTATTTATTTTTGGCATCAAAAAATCATCAATAGCTTTTAATGCATCTGTTTTATTTAAATTTAATGATTCAGGAATTTCATTTTTTTTTCATCATTATTGTTGTTTGATTTTTTGAATTATTTGGATCAAAAAATTTATCAAATTCTGATAAATCGATACCTTGCTCAAATGGAACTAATCAAACATTAAATCAAGTAAAACCTTTAAATAACGAATTAGTTGGTAAAGCAAATATTAATATTTCATATTTATTGCCAATTGAATTTTTGAGAATAGTAAAATCTTCACCTTCAATAATGTAATTATTTTTATTTAATCAAACATCACTTAGAAATGCAATATCTTCTGGGTATTGTTTAATTAATTGTAAATATACGTAATTTCTAATATTTTTTTCATCATTTTTTATAGAAATACTATTTGGCTTTAATTTAAATTTTGAGATATCTTCTTTTTGATCAATTTCTTTTTTATTAATTGAATTTTCCTGATTATTTAATAATGGTACAGTATTTGTTAAAGTACCTAATGAAAATAAAGTTGCTAATAAAAAATTCATATTTTTTTTCCTTTATATTTTAAATTTGCATTTTTATATTTATATTTATATTTTAGTTTTTTAAATGCAAACTTATTTACATTTGTAATTTGTTAAATCAAACTAAATTATTTTTATTCCTCCTTTAGTTTCACTATATTTTCAAATTTTTTAAAAAAATTAAGATATTTTACTTTGAAAAAAAGTACCATAAGATTTTTAAAATTTAAAATTAGTTTTTTTAATAAAAAATAAAAAAATCTATAAAATTAAATTTCATAGATTTTTTATTTCTAAATTATAAAATTATTAACTAGATTTATTTCTCATCTCTTCAAGTAGTTTATTCATTCTTGGTTTAATTGCTTCTTGTTCTCCACCATAAACTATGTGAATACTGTTTCCTTTTACAAGACTTCCAGTAGTTCCTCCAAGTGCTTTAATTCCATTTAGATCTGCTATTGAAGAATCTTTTACAGTTAATCTTAATCTTGAAGCACATGAATCAACATCAACAATGTTGTCAGGCCCTCCAAGGAATTCAATAATTTTTGCAGCTTTAGCAACTCTTGCTTCTTCTGCCTCTGCACCTTTTCCTTCTTTTTTAGCTTTAAAGTCAGCTTTGTTAAATAATTTAAAGTCAACTTTACCTTCTCTACCTGGAACCATAACATTTCCATATTTTACTGCAAAATAGAATGCAAAGAAGTATGCAAATGCCATTGCAACTCCAACTAATAATACACCAAATACATTTCATGCACCCATTGCATTATTACCAAAGAATGGAATTAATCCAAAGACAATATAATCAATAAATCCACCACTAACTGTCATACTTACATGTGTTTGTAATAAACCTGCAAATAAGAATGAGAAAGCAGCTAATGGCATATGTACTCCATAGAATAATCAAGGAGCTAAGAATAAGAAAGTATATTCTAATGGTTCTGTAATTCCTGTTAAGAAACAAGTAAATGCAGCAGAGAAATAAATTCCCATTACTGATTTTCTATTTTCTTTTGGAACATTTAAGAACATAGCAACTCCAGCTGCTGGTAATCCAAATAACATAAATCCAAATTTACCACTTTGGAATCTTCCAATATTTAATCCTAATTCTTGTAAGAAAGTATAATTCATTATATCTAAGTTACCATTTACAGCATAAGCCATATTTTGATCACCCATTGCCCCTCAAAGTGAAGTTTTTGCAATAGCTTCTCTTAAATTAGCTCAACTTGTAAAAGTATTATTTTTGAAAAATGAATTATATAAGTCAAGTAATCTTTGTTGTTCAGTTGCATCTTTTACATTATTAAAAGCTTCTGCAATTGAACCTCCTGCGTTTGTTCATCATAATGGAGCATAAAATACGTGGTGTAATCCAAATGGTACAAGAGATCTTTCAATTATCTCAAATACAAATGAATCTACTCCATATCCTATTTCTCCTGATTTTTGTCCAAATCAAGCAAGACCTTGACCTAAATATGGTCATAGGAACATAAATATAAATGATA
This genomic window from Spiroplasma taiwanense CT-1 contains:
- a CDS encoding sulfite exporter TauE/SafE family protein, which produces MFLKKSSNKIIYKKNFLIININKKSETKINMLKISLITFFAGIITSLTGMSGGPIIMPALVLLCYLNMKEAAPISHTIIMISSLINLIIKNENFTNSSITLNFLLPLSFAAIISTVSAFF
- a CDS encoding TSUP family transporter, whose translation is MGTIEIVILLLFLTLLVSFLGSISGVGGGVLYVPLLLVILTTYALEEIKFISTFLVFISATFNVILECFKKNINYIIIIFLTIVTILLILSEYVFKKKFK
- a CDS encoding MarR family winged helix-turn-helix transcriptional regulator; the protein is MKKQYNLDNLSTLVKGNLVIIILSKRISLKMIRKYQDLYRLAYLHLMFIKHVEGISQVELADLTDTNTSTMHRNIQSLIKNNYIEKKLSSRANENEIYLTQKGESVVNDIIEWVNEYEKEMGFTEQNTKELSLMFKIMIKKYSNF
- a CDS encoding ABC transporter ATP-binding protein, with the translated sequence MFILTITIALLFIWNIKAIEYITALLVSKSVLDSMLSMNTTDIYEIIQKLGLDYTQSQIDEIWKSLNFGSNVYEQIIQKFFYDFVYYDDGKNLYLVFWNMKFNLYSLSFTMIGDVSIIVVLSYFNFITSGFIAQAYENDLKRKLINKIILQDLHYFNSNKSGQLISTIVKDSSIVTSYIKEAPIIYFLSIITILFSAIVMFNISWKLALCVFGLLLVFMLIIFITILISNSSTRKISKISQGLDNELSEKIYNIRLIKSVGTFEKEKKNFDDMINHVGKKKKKKFFASEIPSALIIGGIGSFSMASIIFGVFLFYNETQALISIMTSFTAGVIVMTIPIMQLRQIIGDAPQARVSAVNISNLINSEIFIEKNNTLMINEKINSIELKNVGFVYSESNEYVIKNFNINLVRGKKYAFVGPTGSGKSTIAKLLLRFYDPQDGEILINNKLDFKKLNLKSWLDKIGYVDQEPQILSGNIYENVSYGLENKTQDDIIEACKKAKIHDLIMSWPENYETVLYERGAQLSGGQKQRLVIARLILKDPEILILDEATSALDNIVEAEIQSELEKLMEGRTTISIAHRLSTIKKFDEIYVLEQNKGIVEIGNFEKLISIDGLFKTLYQLSK
- a CDS encoding PTS transporter subunit EIIC, which gives rise to MKTDITEKVIDQNKVVFFSKQWWKNFGKRISPTLSKLSKAFLLPIALLPIAGIFLGVGAAISSNSPDASFGFYLGSTMNKMGDVCFGNLPILFAISVAMAYTKDSGVAAITAVVGFLVLNGMQAALLHSQTVENNVYAALTDIDGKILGFASYSNGEWAAWVGDTPGVGQNITYFSSSVAPTVGGVIDSNTIMLNSNLEKIDGAGKILYSLLWINGIPNGLITSNLGVNSLNTGVFAAIFVGAISAYAYNKFHAIQLPSAISFFSGTKFVPIIAFMLVVPLSFIFMFLWPYLGQGLAWFGQKSGEIGYGVDSFVFEIIERSLVPFGLHHVFYAPLWWTNAGGSIAEAFNNVKDATEQQRLLDLYNSFFKNNTFTSWANLREAIAKTSLWGAMGDQNMAYAVNGNLDIMNYTFLQELGLNIGRFQSGKFGFMLFGLPAAGVAMFLNVPKENRKSVMGIYFSAAFTCFLTGITEPLEYTFLFLAPWLFYGVHMPLAAFSFLFAGLLQTHVSMTVSGGFIDYIVFGLIPFFGNNAMGAWNVFGVLLVGVAMAFAYFFAFYFAVKYGNVMVPGREGKVDFKLFNKADFKAKKEGKGAEAEEARVAKAAKIIEFLGGPDNIVDVDSCASRLRLTVKDSSIADLNGIKALGGTTGSLVKGNSIHIVYGGEQEAIKPRMNKLLEEMRNKSS